In Cottoperca gobio chromosome 1, fCotGob3.1, whole genome shotgun sequence, a genomic segment contains:
- the LOC115007332 gene encoding 5-hydroxytryptamine receptor 4, which produces MDNGSLGLLGDANTSLQCELESCTTLRNLASRIFLYAFLSVGIVCTVVGNFLVVLSIAYFKQLQSPTNSFVMSLAVADCLVGLVVMPYSMIRTVEGCWYFGVLFCQLHSSLDVMLCTASIFHLSCIAFDRYYAVCNPLVYSLKITRGRVAFLIVLCWAVPMLISFGPIMLDLHVAGVDILLPKDVCVFLVNRIYAVMASLVAFYLPMAIMLIAYWKIFKAAKRQARQITAMESQMAAGVGKDSSKKQRHRNTMKRERKAAKTLGIIMGVFLIFWMPFFTVNIVDPFIDYSTEVVVWDIFLWLGYINSSLNPFLYGFFNRSFRRAFLMFIGCRVCLPGSSPGMDLSHTRKEANERADQP; this is translated from the coding sequence ATGGATAACGGCAGCTTGGGATTGCTCGGAGATGCTAACACATCTCTTCAGTGTGAACTTGAATCCTGTACTACATTGAGGAACCTGGCCTCTCGCATTTTCCTGTATGCCTTCCTCTCTGTTGGCATTGTTTGCACAGTGGTGGGCAACTTCCTGGTGGTCTTATCCATTGCCTACTTCAAACAATTGCAGTCACCCACAAACTCCTTTGTCATGTCCCTGGCAGTGGCTGACTGTCTTGTTGGCCTGGTAGTGATGCCTTATAGTATGATTCGGACCGTTGAGGGATGCTGGTACTTTGGTGTCCTTTTTTGTCAGCTTCACTCAAGCCTAGATGTCATGCTTTGCACTGCCTCTATTTTCCATCTCAGCTGCATTGCCTTTGACCGCTACTACGCTGTCTGCAACCCGCTGGTTTACTCTTTAAAGATTACCCGCGGCCGGGTAGCTTTCCTTATTGTCTTATGTTGGGCCGTTCCCATGCTCATTTCCTTTGGCCCAATAATGCTAGATCTCCATGTTGCCGGTGTGGACATCCTGCTCCCGAAAGATGTATGTGTGTTCTTGGTCAATCGCATTTATGCTGTCATGGCTTCTTTGGTAGCCTTTTACTTGCCGATGGCTATCATGCTAATAGCTTACTGGAAGATCTTCAAAGCTGCCAAACGGCAGGCCAGGCAGATCACCGCCATGGAAAGCCAGATGGCTGCTGGAGTAGGCAAAGACTCGAGTAAGAAACAAAGACACCGAAACACTATGAAGAGGGAACGAAAGGCAGCAAAAACTTTGGGTATCATCATGGGAGTATTCCTAATCTTCTGGATGCCCTTCTTTACAGTCAACATTGTGGACCCGTTCATTGATTACAGCACGGAGGTGGTCGTCTGGGATATATTTTTGTGGCTAGGATATATAAACTCATCTTTAAATCCCTTCCTGTATGGTTTCTTCAACCGTTCCTTCCGTAGGGCATTTCTCATGTTCATAGGCTGCAGAGTATGTCTGCCTGGATCCTCCCCTGGGATGGATCTGTCACACACTAGGAAAGAGGCAAATGAACGTGCAGATCAACCTTGA
- the adra1d gene encoding LOW QUALITY PROTEIN: alpha-1D adrenergic receptor (The sequence of the model RefSeq protein was modified relative to this genomic sequence to represent the inferred CDS: inserted 2 bases in 1 codon; deleted 1 base in 1 codon) — MTDSNLRNESNYGIYFAEGFNGSVLDQIFPNGSITTCPNFTMDSQVVGVGIFLAVFISVAIVGNILVILSVVCNKHLQTVTNFFIVNLAIADLLLSIIVLPFSASLEVLGCWVFGRVFCNIWAAVDVLCCTASILSLCVISIDRYIGVKHCLKYPTIMTEKKAVAVLMLVWVSSTVISVGPLLGWKEPPPVDERICSITEEPGYALFSSLFSFYLPLMVILIMYFRVYVVARRTTKSLEAGVKRERNKSMEVVLRIHCRSVLGDARPTGSKSNKNHPFRSSLSVRLMKFSREKKAAKTLAIVVGMFILCWLPFFFFLPMGAFFPALKPSETVFKVVFWLGYFNSCINPMIYPCSSKEFKRAFTRILRCQCHQRKRVLCRFYDQRWRTAVKEMXQGMKVEDCKLGYAVHESCGSSLLNKGKGRSLGFKRWSLFPPLQKSSFQLKEKVNNLSNKMKGGTGKGTTAAVGRIDIVDTVSMGIYNSCEQSSYQFYDLADCYGLKETDI, encoded by the exons ATGACAGACTCTAACTTGAGGAACGAAAGCAACTATGGGATCTATTTTGCTGAAGGTTTCAATGGATCTGTTCTGGACCAAATATTTCCAAACGGCAGCATCACGACATGCCCGAACTTCACAATGGACTCACAGGTTGTCGGGGTTGGGATCTTTCTCGCCGTTTTTATTTCGGTGGCAATTGTTGGCAACATTTTGGTTATCCTGTCTGTTGTCTGCAATAAACATTTGCAGACTGTCACAAACTTCTTCATTGTCAACTTAGCCATTGCAGACCTGCTGTTGAGCATTATTGTGCTGCCGTTCTCTGCATCTCTGGAGGTTCTGGGATGCTGGGTGTTTGGCCGGGTTTTCTGTAACATCTGGGCAGCAGTGGATGTTCTCTGCTGCACCGCATCCATCCTCAGCCTCTGCGTCATTTCCATTGACCGCTACATAGGTGTTAAACACTGCCTCAAATACCCAACTATTATGACCGAGAAGAAGGCAGTAGCTGTTTTAATGCTAGTTTGGGTATCATCTACGGTCATCTCTGTCGGGCCGCTTCTCGGGTGGAAGGAACCGCCGCCTGTGGACGAGAGAATCTGCAGCATCACAGAGGAGCCGGGCTACgcgctcttctcctctctcttctcgttCTACCTCCCGCTCATGGTCATTCTCATCATGTATTTTCGGGTATACGTGGTGGCCCGCAGGACTACTAAGAGCCTAGAAGCGGgtgtgaaaagagagaggaataaGTCGATGGAAGTGGTCCTCCGGATACACTGTCGCAGCGTACTGGGGGACGCGCGCCCGACCGGctcaaaaagcaacaaaaaccaCCCCTTCCGAAGTTCGCTGTCAGTGCGGCTGATGAAGTTCTCCAGGGAGAAAAAGGCTGCTAAAACCCTCGCCATCGTTGTGGGCATGTTCATCTTGTGTTGGctgccttttttcttctttctgccgATGG GTGCTTTCTTCCCGGCGCTGAAGCCATCCGAAACGGTGTTCAAGGTA GTCTTCTGGTTGGGTTACTTCAACAGCTGCATCAACCCCATGATCTACCCCTGCTCCAGCAAAGAGTTCAAGAGGGCCTTCACACGGATCCTCAGGTGCCAGTGTCACCAAAGAAAGAGAGTCCTGTGTCGCTTCTACGACCAGAGGTGGCGGACGGCTGTCAAGGAAAT ACAAGGGATGAAAGTGGAAGACTGTAAACTCGGCTATGCTGTGCACGAATCTTGTGGCAGCTCTTTGTTAAACAAGGGGAAAGGGCGCTCGCTAGGTTTCAAGAGATGGAGTCTGTTTCCACCGCTGCAAAAATCTTCCTTCCAGCTCAAAGAGAAAGTAAACaatctgtcaaataaaatgaaGGGAGGGACAGGAAAAGGAACCACAGCTGCAGTGGGTCGGATTGATATAGTAGACACGGTCTCAATGGGGATTTACAACTCTTGTGAGCAGAGCAGCTATCAGTTCTATGATCTAGCAGACTGCTATGGCCTGAAAGAGACTGACATTTAG